The stretch of DNA TAATTACAAATGACACTGTGTTTATGAAAAGCTAAGGTGCAGATGGTTGCTAATGTTTATTGTGGCCGAACTAAACCACATCTTTACTTGGGGAGAtcacataagtatatcttaaatTCTTTGTTTAGCCTATTTGATCCTGCAGCCAACACCATGGGTCATATGCCGTAAAGTAGAACGCtgtagttctttttgtggctCGGACCAAGAACCAGAAGTTCCATAGTGCcaatgcagacctgctcaggctttgacagaacTTCACTCTGCTGTAAGTTGAggtaccatcaaaataatcttagacattatttaaaggttgaaatcctacatttattattatagtaattaACGGACAGCGGCTTTAATACCATAgtcaggaaaaataaaactagGTCATTCCAAAACTGCCCATGGGTATTTTATAATCTaccagatgatgatgaagtttgtttgtttgggtttaGGGAACCCAAGAAGGTTCAAGTCCAAACTCCATATCATGCAACAAGAACTTAACACTTCTTCCTAGtactgaaataaaatgtttccagAACGCATACGTCTTTTGTCCTTTAGATCAGAGGTTCTCACATTATCATGTTAATATTTCACTGAGAGTCAGTGACCTCTTTGTTCTTCAACATGGATGATTGataagagcattttttttttttaacattaagcACGTGGCCAACACATTGCCCTCTGGACAAAGAAACTGTCTTTGTTTCAATCATTCCAAATGATTCCTGATAAAATTGAAAGAACAAACCACCACAAGATGAATGATGTTGCACTCAACGTACCAGTGATGTCTTTGCAAGCAAGCCAGTTGTTAGAGCTgtaaaaacaatgtttgaatTAGTTGTCAGTGCAAGAGgcacacaaatgaaacaaaaagttgattttaagtatagaataataaatgaataaatcaactaCAGTCAGGTCATGTTTGACCTTCTCCCATGTGACAAGAATACTGTTGTCAGTCCCATTAAGTTATTAAGTTATCATTTCTAAAAAATGGGCCCACCCGTTGACCAAAAGTCCATTTCATTGTCATCAGAGATTTGTTCAATTGTTTATATCGTGAAAAGCGGCCAATGACCAAAAACTTGAACAGCAAGAACAAAAGAGATGTGTTGGCCACGCGATAATAATGTCAAACACTAACAATAGACAGTGTGCTGTAGCACGAAACCTCAGACACCCTGCCAGTCCTTTGTTCTGTCAAATGGTCTATTCCAGTCCCCATATGTTCACCTCTGCACATGCTTAATGATCACAGCTTAGCAGCCTGCagccaagcacacacacacaaaacacactcatGCTCACCCAGAGACAAGGTCCACCCATTAATGGTATGATAATCTGCTCCTCTGAATGACATTTAATGCATTACccatgtgaataaaaaagggGGGAGACCCACCCCATTTCACCAGCTGGAGACAACATGTGTACAGTCTCTGTTGTATATAAATTGTGCTTCATATCAAAAGTGAGGACAACATAATACAGCATTAGCcgaaatcactttaaaaatgaaaacaacaacattaacaacttATTTtagagtgggaaaaaaagtaatttgttaAAAAGGAGGACGATTCTGCCTTGTAATAATATAACGTGAAGGAAAGTGTCCACTGATGAGAACCATTTCCACAGACATTGGCGAGGCATTATTGTTTGGTGGAAAATAGACGAGTGGAAAGTGTAGATGTTtttcagatgtttgtttgttgatgtaGGCGTCTCCTTCAGTTATGATGAGAAAAAGAGCAGCGCGTAAAACCTAAAAATCAGCAAGCTAAATACAGTGAGCTTAAAAGTAACCCAAAACTCCAAAATAATCACACAAATCCATCTGTAAACAAAGATGACTTTGCTCGCAGGTGCATCCACCTAATGAAAGAGAGGCTGTTTATACTGGAGAGAGTATTTTTCTGCGAGCGACCTAATCGGTATAACCCCTCAAGACTGATATAAACCTACCTAATCCCACAACCCATCACTGTAAACACTCCACTGTTacggtttgtgttttttttcttcctcatcaAGTGTAAATATATGAAAAGGCTTGGCAAAGCAGATACATTGAAATAATACAGTAAAGGTAATGGTTAAATGTGTGCTAATGggaaacagacaaagacagcagaCAGAAAAGTGATACTAACAATAAACTGAGATACGGGCAAAGGttcattttcctttgttttggtcagagtgaagagagtgaaaatCTCCCACGTAAACAAGTACatacaaatgtgatttttgtctTGATTAAATGTATATAAGCTGTTATACTGAGCTCATTATCAGAAGCAAGTATCTCCCGTCTGAGCtcagtcagtgtttataacCGCACAGTTTCACAGTGGAAAATATTTCCCCAGCTTACCAGCCAACAAGACAGAGATAGACAAACACGCTGAGGGATAGACCGCTTAGCCAAAACGATTGTCCGTCCTAAGAAAGATAAACTCGGGAAAACCAGGCTTCAGTCATACAGAGACATGTTCACAcaggtgcaaacacacacacacacacaagaaccgTACACACATTCACTTAATGCTTGGGTCAAGTCCGAGTCAATCAGGGAGCAACATTTCAAAAGCCAAGTGTAATGTTTCCTCGAGGACATACTGAGCACAAAATGTCAGACAGACCATCCAACCCTTAAGACTTTAGGgatcagctgctcctcatcATTTCTTCCACCAACCATTTGTTAGTCACTGACCCCTCCTCTTTAGCCGCACCACCACAGGggatacatttacatttttaataaaaatgaattaagaGCAGGCTgttatccatctatctatccatctacaGAAATATTTAGTCCTTGTTGCATACTGCATTTGACAATGTGTTCTTAAGTTATGGTGtgttaatataaaacatttttaaagttgcAGTATACATGCACACTTTTACCATAATATAATGAAAATTAGAAATAGAGGGATGACTTGCAGCtggaaaaattaaaaacttaCTTTGGTAAGGAGAACAACTGTTCCACTCCAGGAACATCTTGGAAAAGGGAATATGAATTATTAAGCCTTTGGggaaacaaaatatttttgtttttgttttttaggtttCCAAGTCAGACATCGGCAGTGGCTAAATTGTGGTATGATCGACATCCATTGGCACAGTCAGTTTATTGTcttttcctgtctttcttttctgGATACTAACTGCCAAAAAAACATGGGTGGCTACTACATAAAACTGCATTTGTGTAagttttttaatgacatcacagctttggtattgtttttttttagtcaaagTAAACAATGATAACATGACCTGTTATCATCCTGCAATCTTCTGTAATGTGTGCCGATTatgtcacacacgcacacacacatacctgtgCGGGATCCTGTCATCTCATACTGACCTGGCAGTTTGTCATAACTTCTCATGATAGCTATACAGTACCTCGTTCAAACAGCATCTGTTATATCAGCCTGCATGTCATGACACAGACTTTGGTGGATATTGAATTATGTGGGGATTGTGATCTTCCTACCCATTTTAGGCAAAACacacggacagacagacggagagtgGGAGGTGCAATCTGTAGACTTTCGTGCCTTCAAAATACTTTGCTTCCTTCCTCTGCAGACGACAGCATCTGTTCTGCACTGACTGTGGAGAAGTAAACACAAGGAGGTGGAGTGAGGTGAACAGGAttgtagaaagaaaaaaagtaagcAGTAACTTGGAAgtatgtaagtaagtaagtatgATGGAAGTCAAAAAAACTGATACAGTTCTTCATGTGGTTGTGACCCATCTGTAGTTGTTGTACGTACAATGCAAATGAATGCCAGTACTGTTACTGTTATAGTATTGCACTGTCAAACTGTACCTGTACTGTCTCTCTGGTGTCATtgttcttgtctctctctctctctgcctctctttccCAGTGACTCCTCCATCTTCCCCTTCCCCCTTGTCTGTCCTGTCCGATTATCCCACATCACAgtctggaaataaataaataaataaataaataaataaataaataaataaataaataaataaataaataagaataaaaacaataataattacaggCTGGGTATCACAGACTCTTCCTGTGCACAGCAAATCTGTTAGTGTAGCATGGCCTATAGGTAGTGGACAGGACAAAAAAGTGGAAGCCAAGTTAGTCATGATTGAACAGAACCGCTGCTTAAGCATGataaaatggtgtgtgtgtgtgtgtaaatgcatgGTTTGCCTATCTCATATAGCCTATATCAGTGACCAGCAGGGTCTCATGGGGAATTCAAAGCATCTGCCCCATTTAAGGCAGACTAAAGAATGACCAAACATCAATATatctccaccacacacacacttgctttcCCTGCCTGTGTGTCTATGTAGCCTATTTTGCCATATGTAAAAATAAACGCAATCTTCAgggacacaaacatgttttttttccatgtacaGTAGTAGAAAGCAACTACACTACACAGACAGGAGGACTCAAGTGAGCATTAGCCTATTcattttagaaaagaaaagaaatgtgacCCCAAAATGTAGCttgattaattaaattaaatatacgTAGCTAACAATATAAGCTAGGACAGAAAAGGCATTTTCTCTGCATGTTAAACAGGTGTTTATAACTCACCATGTGACTTCTCCTTATCCATGGTTGATTTTATTTCCCGTGTCTTCAACATATTGAGCTTCTTTGTGGAATTGGTCCCCTCAGTAATGCAGGAACGTCATTACACACCGTTTTGtgcttttttggacgacatactaaactatgacatttcggacgacatactaaactatgactttttggacgacatactaaactataactttttggtgatttttttggacgacatactactacAAACTGTGACATCTTGGTCTCTCCTCTTGTACCGGAACCACAGCTAGCGCGTGCTCGTGAGTGGGTGGGGCCTTTACAAGAGTCTCCTCCTCTCAGGTAGGACAGTTGTTCTTTTGACTGTTTATTATGTATCTCCACTTTCAGTCCAAGTGTAACTGCACGAGCTAATTCACTGCACTGTGTAAATCTATTTTGCAAATATGATTCTCTACATCCATCTAGTGGCCATTTTCCATCATTACACGTGAAATAACCATTTCCAATTTACCAATTTAAATGCTCACTCAGTTGTTTTAAGTATGATTATTCCAACCTCTGTGTCTACTCAACAATGTCTGTTATGGAAAGTAtacattttagaacattttagaaaaatacaatatataatgtACTTTACTTCAGTAGCTCTCTTctgctggcacacacacatacacacaaggaaTTCAAATAACTTTATTGTGCCTGCAGGTACTGTGACATTATTGCTGTGGTACACAGGAAATGAAAGTGGAACATGAAACAACAGCAAAGAGGATTCAGAGGTTACATTGTGTTGCACACACTTCAGCATAACCAGCATTTGAAACAAGCAAATTACTGTGGATTAATGAAAATCCTATGATCACTTCATAGGGCAAAATAGATGTGGAAATGATGCGGACACAAGGACAGGAGGATTTATCTCAGTCACTGCTCTTGTCTTCAGCTGATGTAGGCAAAATAACTTGCGATTCATTAAGTCTACCtggaaaagttgttttttattccattGGTCACTCTACAGCTTCTACGACACTGTCATCTATTTAAGTGAACAATACTGTAATGATAATGTAGtataagcaaaaaaacaacacagctcattggaatatattataaaaatactTGTTCAAGTGAGTAATTTCTCCCctctctgctagtctatgtatCAGTTACAGCCAATATTAGCTGCACCAACCATTATTCAGTAATGACAGTTCTTTGTACATTCaacttaataaataatacaaaatttATAAAGctcagcaacaaaacaaaaatgaaaaacaaaaccagtGTGCGAGAAACAGTCTTGCAACTacaatttactttaaaataaataattgctgATGTTGAGCATGTAAACAATTATATATCGTCATTATAAAGCAAAGTTTCCAAAAACGACCTGTTCAGTGCAGACCTTAGACCAGGGGTTAAAGGTAAAGTCATTTCTGCTTTTCACACCATCAGGATAATCAAATGTGCTCTTCTCAAATTGATTTTTAGCTAAATGtgagattaaaaatgtttcacaCACCAATATGAAAAGTGCATATTGCATAATGTGTATAGCTATTAAAACCAGCATATGTGGTGCAAGTATCAAAATGCTAAAAAGCAGATGACACCTGTCTCAATTTACACTTGTTTAAATAAGCTtcctgttgtgtttgcactAACACTCCTGGATGCTGCAAAATTAGCTCTAGATTTGACAACATTTAGACAAATTAGGATGAAGAACAGCTATCATTCTGTCCATATTATCAGTAGAGTGATTATAATCTGTCGAAAATGCAGTTTACAGTCTCCAGTGAACATCTTTGGAAATATGTATGGCATAAATCATATCAAATAAAAGTGGTGCAGCTGTTAATGTGACAATGaaagcacacacgcacattatTGGAATCAACATTgtagccgtcaggagcaacaaaaacagtgcaaatattccttttttttataaatatacataattcAAAATAGCAGTGGAGCATTTATTGAAACAATATTCACACAATTGGCAAGACGTACAAAAGTCACCACAAagaacatgtaaaataaaaaagttcataaagacATATATCTGGCCTCACTTCGGTCTTTTTGACCCGTAATCTTTTGCAAATATTACTTTGAATCGTAAATGCTTGCCTCAATTGTCTTGTCTAAATAGCTAAAGTAAAACATGGGCTCCGGGCTTATGACAGTATGTTGCACTTGTCATTTTTGAGGGATCTAATAAAACTATGCTCCAATCCATTCTACCCCTCAGGGTCCCCGTGTCCCTGCCTCATCTGAGAAATACAGCATTCCACATCATACTGATTTATCTGCTGGATCAACCTTTCTCCTGCTCTTTTGTTATCTAAGAAACAGAGTGGTGTAATTTTATCAGCAATGACTGAAGGTACAAGATTTATTACAGTAGATTAATATACTGCTTTTTCCACAGCAACTCTGTgcctgtacagtgtgtgtgatttgtggtCCAATAATGAAAAAAGGACACAAGGGTAAATACAGAAGTCCAGCTCATCATAACAGCAGCTCCACAGCCTCAAAGACTTCTGATGAGAAGGTTGAGCTGACAAAAACATGGTTCTCCACTGACTCAACACTCTCTTCCAAGCAGCAGCTGTCACGGTTGATGAGGCTGCTTTCAGCAGTGGGACTGATGACAATAATACGCGGAACAACCTGAGGCGACAATTGATCAGTTGAGGAGACTTTTTCCTGAAAATTAAAGGAATTAAACGAGTCGCTCTTGTGGCTGTTCAGTCTATCGTCGATGCTGCGTTTCTCCTCCCCAGCATCTGACAGATCATTGGTCAGGCTCTGGCTGCGCCTCCCGGTAAGAACTAGTAGAGGGACAGTGGCGATGGTCAGAGAGCTGGATACCAGTTCATGCTCACATGTGCTCGACGATTCATTCATGGTAGATGAACActaacaaacaaagacacaagaacaaaaaatTATTTGATAAGTAGATGATGCACGATTGcatgcagacacactttcaagATCGTTTTCAAATTCGGCGTACACTCAATAATTTCTCACCCGCTCTACTGGATTGGTCTTGGTGTGCCTCTCTGATTGTTTGTGATAGGACCTCCCCCTTCTAGAACGACCATATGACGATGTGTTTCTGAAGGAACCACCTGACCTCCTGCCCAAAGGCCCCATCTGTACATCTTTCAGTACCTGCAGGAGAGAACAGAAATGATTGAGCCGGATTAAACCGAGCTACATTCAAATAATCCATTGTTATGGATGGTGTTTACATGAGCTTACAGTTAATAGTGCATGTGTCAGAGATAAACAACGTTACAATATAAAGGTTAGACGTTTGTAATTATCAGTTCAATCAGCTTCGTatacgaaaaaaaaaatcaaatcatttaaaagaaaatcagaaacatTCGGATAGAGAATTGATCTTATATACAATCACCATGTCTGTGGAGTTGGAGGCTGCTGTAATGAAGTGTGTCCTTGATGCTGTGGACTGTCTACTGATGACAGAGTCCCCAAATGAAGACTCGCTGATGGAGGAGGACGAGATGCATTCTTTCCGAGGAGTGGGAGACAGAAACCGGAGGAGGGGGAACTTCTCTGCGAGAGTCCTcctaaaatacagtatatgcagagttgtaatgtaacacaagtacaagtactttgccactgtacttaagtacaaaattcacatatctgtactttactttatttatatttctagcaatttgttactaccaaataaaatcagaagaagaagagttagtaatctatatttttatagcacttttctaatCCTAATTATTCACAATCACAAAAATTAAAGTACATttcatatcagaaaattacttttgatacttaagtacagtaagtgtcatatactttaagactttaacttaagtaatattattataaaaaagtgacttcaagtGACTATcttaccaaagtcattttctggtaagataactttactgtactttatacaagattGAGTATaagtaaatgcaaataaatgaaaacatctcAATTTCTCCAAATGGTGTTTACTTAAAACGTTGTAACGTCCATTTCAGGTCCAGACGAACCATGCTTTACCTGTATTTGTTATGTATGATAGCGTAGATGATGGGATTGTAGATTGCGGAGGCTTTTGCTATCACTGCAGGGACGGCCTTGGAATATGGCGTCAAGATGTTGGCATGCCTGAATGAGACAGCACAGAGGAAAAATAACGTATTTGTCATCATGTGATTCACttatgtctatctatctatctatctatctatctatctatctatctatctatgtaagCAGTGAAAAGATGTCATTTTAGAGTGATGTAACTACATTCCCTCCTCCTGCACTTCTCAGGACAGACATGTGTTTGAATGAATATTATGGCAGGGTATTAGAAAGTACGTCGTCTGTTCTTTGTCCCTTATTTAAGACACTTGTCCTCTACGAGACGCAACATTATGTAACACCACGTGtaacgctttttttttttcatgcttacTCAAAATCACAAAATCCCATGTCACGTGGAACGTTTAGTTTTACTGCCACACTGCTGTGTTTATTCAGAATGTCGTTTCCACAGAGCCTGACCCATGTCATTTGAATATATACTATACGTATAATGGAATAATCATTTGTGATCATTTTTGGTAATGTCAAGAAAGCAACTTAAAATGGAATGAAAACGGATTTCAATTTAACACACAATGATTGTTTTCATGCACGAGTATATGCATAAAAAGCATTCAGTCAGTCTTACCCAGCCCAGGAAATCAGCGTGACGCAGGCGTATGGTGACCAGGAGAGGACATAAaccacaatgacaacaaaggCAATCTTTGCCAACTTCCACTCACTCCTGATGGACTTCTGCTTGATGACAGTGGATCTCCTCACCTGAGTCCCGAGACGTTCTACCTCCCTATAGGCGGAGCGGGACACCGGAAAGAAGCAGTTACAGAGAAAGCTAgaacttcaaaaaacaaaaacaaaaaaagggttcTTTGATATAAAGGTGATATACCTGGTTGTCTTTCTTATGgacagaaacatgaaaacatagcAGTAGAAGATGATTCCCAGtgggataaagaaaacaaaacagcaaagcaTCATGGTGTAGCTCCTGTTGGCCAATGAGTATGTGACATAATCCCATGTGCAAGACGTCATCAGTCCTTCAGGGATATACGAGCCTAGAAGTGGAAATGGACATTTTAGGTGTGACATCAGGTTCAACAACAGGGCTTCAGCATGTCTAAGATAGGATACTCACTCCAGCCAACCAGAGGAGCCAGACTCCAAGCCAAAGAGTAAAGCCAGACCATGAGGATCACCAAGGTGGTTCTTCGTTTGGAGCTCCAGTTGATCGCACGCAGTGGCTTGGTGATCACCATGTAGCGGTCGATGGAGATGGCCAACAGGTTTATCATGGAGGCGATGCCAAACAAGGCACCGCAGAACGCGTACATCTTACAGCCTACAGGGAATGAGTGACGTAAATATGACTCAGCAGCAGTGTATGCATTTATGATTATGGAATACAGGCTCTGTGTTCAAGGCAACAGAACA from Solea solea chromosome 8, fSolSol10.1, whole genome shotgun sequence encodes:
- the opn4xb gene encoding opsin 4xb, with the translated sequence MWSTESMEPEKAHTQSSFFSKVDVPDHAHYIVAFFVFVIGMMGIIGNALVMFAFYSNKKLRNLPNYLIMNLAVSDFLMAFTQSPIFFINCLYKEWVFGEMGCKMYAFCGALFGIASMINLLAISIDRYMVITKPLRAINWSSKRRTTLVILMVWLYSLAWSLAPLVGWSSYIPEGLMTSCTWDYVTYSLANRSYTMMLCCFVFFIPLGIIFYCYVFMFLSIRKTTREVERLGTQVRRSTVIKQKSIRSEWKLAKIAFVVIVVYVLSWSPYACVTLISWAGHANILTPYSKAVPAVIAKASAIYNPIIYAIIHNKYRRTLAEKFPLLRFLSPTPRKECISSSSISESSFGDSVISRQSTASRTHFITAASNSTDMVLKDVQMGPLGRRSGGSFRNTSSYGRSRRGRSYHKQSERHTKTNPVERCSSTMNESSSTCEHELVSSSLTIATVPLLVLTGRRSQSLTNDLSDAGEEKRSIDDRLNSHKSDSFNSFNFQEKVSSTDQLSPQVVPRIIVISPTAESSLINRDSCCLEESVESVENHVFVSSTFSSEVFEAVELLL